The region AAAGGCTTCCAATGGAAGCCTTTTTTATTGCCCTATGTATTATTCACTAACACTCGTTGGTGCTTGCTCTTCAATAAACTCGGCGCGGATGGTGTGTCGATGTCGATACGGTCACAATCGTTACATAGAGCTGCTAGTGCATTGTGCAATTTATACATTTTGTAACAACGGTCTAATTCAATTTCTAATTTTTTAAACGCCCGGAGCCACCACTAATAAATAGCCGCTACCCCTAGCAGGCTAATTAAACTCAAGTATTCCGAACAATTAACAGCTATCACAAACGTGCGCCGACACTAGTTATATTGAAACCACTCAGTCGTTAGCTGATTTATGACATAGTGACAGAAAAGTCAGCCGTTACACCATGACTACTGGCTTAACGACGAGATTTACGCACCGCGACGCCAAGTAACACTAAACCCAGCAAGGCTAAGGTATCTGGCTCTGGAATTTGAGCGCTAGTTGAACTACCAGTTAAGCTCGCAAAGCGTGCGGTTTGGCTCTCAGTGTAAAAACCAACATGCCCACGGGTAAAGTTGTTGTCGATAAACGATTGCTCCACACCACCTAAGCTAAATGAAATTTGCTCACCTGCTCGTGCAACGCTAAAGCGGTAATTAACATCATCTTGCCAAAACAGTTCCTGCTCAAACAAAGTGCTTGAAACACCATCGACTTCTTTAACTAAAAACATACCACTTGAAACGGCGTATCGGCCGTCAGCACGGTCACCACGATCGTTCAGGCCACCTTGCTCCCAACCCAAGCGGTAATGATTTCGCTCGTCTTGCCAACCAAACACAACACCGAGAATATCGTCATCATCAAATAAATCCGATGTTGGTGTCATAAAGCCACTAAAGACAAAATCACCATCAAAGATAAAATCACTAATTAAAGCGCCATTGGCATTGTTATTTTGTATCGCTTGATTGCCATTTGCACTGGTAATACCTTGCGAGCCACCACGAGCGGGGGATTCGGCTAATGTCCACAAACTGGTATCAACAATAATATTGGCTTGCGCATCAGTAAAAATAAGGAATAGAGATAAAAACGAAAGGCTTTTAATAGACTTCAACATGCTACAACCTAAACTAAAACAAGTTAATTAAAAAATGAATACAGTAATACTTATATTCTCTATGCTAAACAATTAGTTACTATATTTAACATTGTACTTGACCGAGGTTTAAGCAAGAAAAACACCACCCTGAAAAGCCATTATTTATCATACAGTTAAATTAACATCCTTGTTTCAAAAGGGTAAAGTGTTAAATATTCTGACACTCAATAAGAATCATTTTACGGTTCAATAAGTTAACGAAGTAAAAGCCAAATATCTGCCAACTTAGCTATCTCACGCATAGGCACAGGAAAAAGCAAAGCTAAATTAACGCGCTTAGCCAATTGCGGTGGCAAAATTGCCGACTTCAAAATTAAAAATACTGCCATCAAAGAAAAACAGTCGCCTTGAGTGAAGCGCACTATACTTAAAGCACCCTGCGTAAACCTACGTACTTAAAGCTGCGTACTTTAACCTTAGTACTTAGACCAAATCACTCAAGCCAAAGCAAAGCACTGAAAGCCAAAGCAAAGCACTGAAAGCCAAAGCAAAGCACTGAAAGCCAAAGCAAAGCACTGAAAGCAAAGCTGTGTCGGGACTTCAACTCAACCTAATCAAAGTACCTAGCTGAATGTTGCAGTTACAATGTCTGACCAAGTTGGCTGGCGTTTTATCGCAATAAGGGATGTTCAAACCAAGATTAATAGAAGGCTGTCAGTATTGTGACTATAAGTTACCATTTAAAAACCCTACTAGTGTCAGCATTTTTTACACTGCCAATTTCTCTGCTTGCTAAAGATGTTGTTTCACATGCCGAAAATGATGCGATTACCGCATCGGTATCGCCGGACTTTCCCACAGGTTTACACGCCCAATATATGCGTTATCTAAGCCAACAACTTAATCTGCAAGTCAATATCAAACCTATGCCATTGGCACGGCGGATCAAGGAGCTTGAAAAAGGAACTATCGATATTATTATTCTCAATTACCGAGAAAACCCTGCACTAACCTTTTTGCAACCCGCGTATAGCCCGATCACCGAATACCTGTTCGTCAATCACGACGACAAAAATAAAATCACCAATTACCAGCAACTCATTAACGCTACCATTGGTTTAAACACAGGCTCAGGAGTATTCCCAATTTTTGATAACGATGAGGCATCAAAAAAAATCACCGTTAATACCCTAGAACAAAAGGTCCTGCTTTTAAAACACAAACGCATTGATGGCTTCTTTCATACGAACCTAAGCACTAAGGCAGTACTGAAAAAAATGGGCTTAGCAGCACAAATAGTTAAATCAGCTTGGCAACCCAAATACTTGAGAAAGCAATCGCATTTTGTCATTTCACCAAACTCACAACTCTTTCACCGTAGAGCTGAGTTAGAAGGAATTATTGAGCAAGGAGTTGCTAATGGCGAGTTTCTTGAAATTAGGCAAGTCCACTACAAAGGTACTAACAATAAGTAACCTGCCCTTAATGATAAAAACGCCCATACAAACTCAATTTGTATGGGCGTTTTTGAATCTATTTACCAACGACTTATACAAGATTACCGTTAATCCATAGGCTCGTATGCATTAGCTTTCGCGATTAAGGAATCGTAAATCCTGCGGGAAACTCAACCACATCGCCAGTTGTGTATAAGTATCTAAACTGGCGTGCGTTGTAACCAACCGCTTTTGATTCAGAGACAAAGGTGTAGTAGCAAGTATCGGCATTGTTGGTCACAGCAACATCTACATTAGCCGCTAAATTTTTGATGCCATTGCCATCACCTGCTGGAATTGCAGCGATTAAATCTGTGTTGAGTACTCCGTTAAAAACCGCTAAACAGTCTTGCGGCGAAGAGACTTGCGTACCATCATCTGTGCCTGCTGGATAACCTAAGCTATTAAAATCCAGATCATCGACTAAATCGATGGCGCCAGCACCGGTTGGCGCGCCGGATGCTTGCCATTTGTAATGAGCGAGGTCCATACCAGAGCGAAAGTTGCCAAAGGTGGCATTAAATACTGATTCATGTGCATCAGAAGCGAGATTAATAAAACGCGGGGCAGCGACAGCCGCTAAGATCCCCAAAATCACAATAACAACCACTAACTCTATTAAAGTGAAGCCAGTATTCACTTTCTTACTACTATTCATATTTTTCCATGCGACTTTGTTAAAAAGACAAGGATCTTTTGCTAATCCTTAGCTCAAGCGTTAAACAACGAGATAACCATATGACGGCGTAATCTCCTCATCTGGATACTAACGTAATACCAGCGAGTAAACTAGTCAAATTTCGCTAACTCATTGTAAAGCTTAATCATACTCGTTATTGAAAGCCTTTGTGGCGCGAGCCCTACGCCATGGTGAAGGTAGTGTTGATAAGATAAAAATTGCCAGCCTTTGCGCTTGATAAAGCGACTAAACTGACGAACATTCGTTTGTGTGATTAACTCAAAATTATATTTTCCTAATGAATCCTGATAGCGCTGAGGGGCATCAGCAAGCTGATATTGGGCAATTTGCAACACGGCTTGTCCTGCCATTAAAAAGTGTCCGCCGACTGACGCAGTGAGCTTGCCCTGCTCGATACTCTCAATCGCGCCTGACAGCCAATCAAAGCCACCAATAAAGTATGGCTGGTTATGTTGCTTACTAGCCAATTGATACGCAGTCAGTGCCAAGTCATCGTTAGCGCACCAAATTAATCGAGCCTGTGGGTAGCGACGCAAAATCTCCGGTAATTTGTCCTGCGCAATTTGCTTATCCCAGTTGGTCGAAAATACCTGCTTTAGCTGGAGCTTTTGCTTAGCGTCCATATCCACCAGTACTTGCTCGCGCTGCTTGGAAACGGAATTAAAATTGCCCCCCAAACCCACCACATTTATTGGCTTATTTGGATATGCATTTTTATGCTCACGCAGCAACGCATCCAGCAACAGTTGACTACCTTGTTGATTATCATAAACAACTTCCCCTATCCAATTAGGATAAGATTCAGTGGGGTATTGGATAATGCCATCTTGATTATCAAAATCGGTATCTTCTAAGGTGATAAATTTAACGTTTGCTTGGTGAAGCAGATCAAACAATGCCCTGGCATTACCTTGGTAGGGGCGAATAATGACATAATCGGGTTTATTGTCCTGACGGAGCAAATGTTCAACTGTGCTCAGCAACGAAAAACGGCTTTCAATTGAGGTATAAGTTTGAATATTAATACCGAGATCAGCAGCCACCGTATACGCGACATCTTCGACGATTCGCCAAAAGCTGTGCTCAGCAGCTTGCGGTAAAATTAAGGCAATCGAGGGCTTCTTTTGAACAAGCGCAGCACCAGTTTTTTCGGCTTGTTCGTTTGCTCCTTTGCTAAGTGCCAAGGTATTCGCGTTGACATTAAGGCTTACACAGAATAAGAGTAATAAAGCATGCAAAAATAAGTGAACAACTTGGTGAATAAGAGTGTTGATATGCAATGCCCCATCATTGCCAGTACTTGCAACAAGATTAGCATAGAAGGCAAAGAATATTTTTATCTCGACCTTGGGGAGCGTGCCAGCGGTGCTGATAATTGCTCAATTAATTCAATGGGGAAAGCAATGCTTTCAGGAGTCTAGGTGAAAAGTAGTTATGCCAGCGTGCAGCATTTTGCATGAAATTCCGATACGTTAAAGCGACTTTTTCACTCTTTAGCATGTATCGGAATTTTAAGGGGGTTGTCTTGATAATGTTGAAAAAATGGCAATAACTGAGCAGATTAGCAAAGGCAGCATACACTGCCTAAGCCCATCAACTAGGGTTATCTAAAACGCAGATTACCGCGCGATAGTTGATCAAGTGAGTTACAGCCCATTAAGCGCATATCACGTAACAACTCTTCTTTCATTAGGCCAAGCATACGCTCTACACCCGGTTGACCCGCTGCGGCTAATGGATATAAGTAACCGCGACCAATACCAACCGCTTTTGCACCGAGTGATAAGGCTTTAAGCACATGGGTACCGCGCTGCACACCACTGTCGAACAGCACATCAATGCGGTCACCCACAGCATCAACAATTTCCGCGAGTTGGTCAAATGAGCTGCGCGAACCGTCAAGTTGACGACCACCGTGGTTAGAGATCACGATACCGGTACAACCAATATCAGCGGCGCGTTTTGCGTCTTCAACCGTCATAATGCCTTTTAAGCAGAATTCGCCATCCCAGAACTTCACCATCTCTTCAACGTCTTGCCAGTTCATTGATGGGTCAAGCATTTTAGTGAAGTAATCACCAATTGAGCTACTGCTATTGCCCATATCAATATGTGCATCGAGCTGAGGTAAACTAAAGCTTTCATGAGTAACGTAGTTAATGCCCCACATTGGCTTAATGGCAAATTGGATCATGCCCGCAAGGGTTAAACGGAACGGAATAGAGAAACCGGTACGCAAGTCACGCTCACGGTTACCACCGGTAATAGAGTCAACCGTTAGCATCATCACTTTAACGCCAGCGGCTTTGGCACGCTCCATCATGGCTTTATTCAAGCCGCGATCTTTGTGGAAGTAGAACTGGTACACTTGCGGGGTGTCTACCAATTCAGCGATTTCTTCAAGGCTAACCGTACCTAGTGAAGAAACACCAAACATAGTGCCGTATTTTTCTGCCGCTAGCGCTACCGCGCGCTCACCTTTATGGTGGAATAAGCGCTGCAGAGCGGTTGGTGAGCAGTACACTGGCATGTCCAGCTTTTGCCCCATCACGGTAGTCGATAAGTCCACATCTTCAACACCTGTAAGCACGCTTGGCAGTAAGTCACAGCTTTCAAACGCATCTGTGTTGCGACGATAGGTAGTTTCGTCGTCGGCACCGCCATCAATATAGTTAAAGATAGGGCCCGGCAGGCGCTGTTTCGCTAACTTTCTAAAGTCTTGAAAGTTATGGCATTGGCTTAATCGCATCATTGGCAATTCCTCATCACTTAATTCTTTACTGATCAACAACAAGCACAGTTGCGTTTGTGCTTGTCCATTTGGCCAACGCCCGGGTTAAAGCTATTGGTTGGATCTAGCTGTTGATAAAAGGCTTTTACGCCCGGCTCTGCTTCATAAAGGTGACCGACGTTGTGCTCAGCAGGGTATTTCGCCCCGCGAGAGTCGAGTAGCGCGAGCATTTCTTTTTTCACTTTTTTGGCATCGGCACCTTTTTTTAGGACATAGTCTTGGTGGAAGACATAGCAGAAGAAATGTCCATAATATAATGACTTATCGATTTGGCTGGCGATCGACGCTGGCAGTTGCTCTTGCCACAGTGGATCGTTGCGCCTAAGCGCAATATCTAACGCTAAGATATCGCCAACCGAGTTGTCGTGTAATGTTTGATAACGAATGGCTGCACCGGCAGCAGCAAAACGTTGTAAATAAGCTTTGGCGGCTTCATCTGGCTGGCATTCGAAGTAATCACCTGCCTCAGGGTTTGCTTTGAAATAGCTCGCCAAAAAGCTAGACGCTTCAGCAATCCCTTCATCACTCATTTTCAAAATTAAGTGATGCTCGTATTTGTCACGGTACGCCAACATACGCTCAGGTAGGTGCTGTGGAAAGCACTTGCTTGCCACTTGCAATACGCGATCGCTTAAATACTTGGGCAGTAATGGCACCTTGTTTAACGTGGCATCTACACGCCCTTTTAAGGCAAACAGTTTAGGTAGCCTGTCGGTGCCCAAATGTTCGATACTCAAAAAGGTGTCTTTACCGTACTTCGCGGCAATATCAAAAATATCGCGATGCATATACTCACCGACTTCTGGCAGGTGCTTAAAGTTGCTAAGAATATGGCGGCGCAAATGGGTTAAGGTATCGGGATTATTGGTACCGATATAATAGGTTTGCTCTTGTTTAGCGACTTCAAACGTGTCTAAACGCACCGCAAATACCGCGACTTTACCCGCACAGCCACTGGCTTCATAAAGACGAGTCGTATCGGCATTGAAGCGACTTGGCGTATCAGCATCGACATCGCGCAAACGCTCTAAGTAGTCGCTAGCACTGGCTTTTTCTTGGGTTGCTAAACTTGCCAGCGAGAACTTTTCCGCTTCTAAGTTCGCCAGGATTTGCTCTGGTGTATCACCTAAGTCAATACCCAGATGATTGACGAGTTCCAGTTGGCCTTGCTCGTTCACCCAAGCATAGAGTGACAATTCAGTATAAGCAGGGCCGCGTTTGACGAGTGCACCACCAGAATTATTCGCAATACCACCAACAATCGATGCGCCCAAACAAGAAGAGCCAATCACGGAATGCGGCGCACGGTTAAGTGGCTTGAGTGTTTTTTCCAAGGTATGTAACGTCGTTCCCGGGAAACTGATCACTTGCTCACCTTCGCCTAATACCAAGAGCTTATTCATCGCTAAGGTATTAATGATGACAATGTCTCTGTCATAGTCATCACCACTAGGGGTTGAGCCTTCTGTCAGGCCAGTATTCGCCGCCTGCATGATCATAATGCAGTCAGCAGCCACGCAAAGTTTTAACACCAGCCAAAATTCAACCAGAGTTTCAGGAAAGACAACCGCTAATGCGCTGCCACCACCCGAACGCCAGCCGGTGCGAAAGTGCTCGGTACTTTTCTCGCCAACGCGAATCTTGTCTTCGCCAAGTGCACTGGTTAAATCTGAAATAAGCTGTTTCTTATCCATATCAATCTCAAGTTGATGATCGCTAGAGTAGGCTAACCTTTTACCAGCTAGCCCTTTACCCATTAACCTGTTGCCTGCTAGCTAAGCGGGCCTGTGAGTTGCAAGCCGTATAGCGCGAACATCACGAGCGCGCCAGCAAACAATACATAGTAGATGGTTGGTAATATGGTTTTTCTTAAAGTTGCCCCTTCTTGGCCAAGCAGACCAACGGTGGCACTGGCTGCAACCACGTTGTGAATGGCAATCATGTTACCTGCTGCGGCACCAACCGCTTGGGCGGCGATAATAATCGCAGGCGATAGGTGCAAGCTGACTGCCGCTTCGTACTGGAACTGGCTAAACATCATGTTCGACACAGTATTTGAGCCAGCGATAAAGGCACCTAGTGCGCCAATCGTTGGGCTGATCAGCGGGAAGGCATCGCCAAACCAAGTGGCAAACATTTGCGCGCTGCTCATTGGCATGCTCGGTAGGTCAGCCAAGTTAACGCCAGAGTTGATAAATAAACGCACCATAGGGATAGTGAAAATCAGCACGAAGCCAGCACTAAAAATGGTTTTACTCGATTCTTTAAAGGCTTTGCTTAACGCATCACCGCGCGTGGTTGTGCTACCTTGCAACAATACCGCCGCTAGCGCGCCAATTAGCAGTAAACCGCCCGGCAAGTATAGCGGGCTAAAGGCTGTACTCACGCCGGCTTCACCAAGAATATCGGTAAAGCCAATGCTGACACTGTTAAGTAGTGCTTTAAAGTCGCCAAATACACGCGAACACACTAATAGTGCCGCCACGAGCAAATAAGGCGTCCAAGCAACCACTTGTGACATTGACTTAGTCACTTTCAGATCGTTATCCGCAATTTCCAGTTTACCTAACCAGTTTTCTGGCCATTGCGATTTTTCTGGGAATTGCCAATGAGTTTTAGGGGTTAAGAAACCTTTTTTGGCAGCGCTCACCACAATGGCCATGCTAACCAAACCACCGATTAGTGACGGGAATTCTGGCCCAAGGAAAATGCCTGTGAGCGCATAAGGAATGGTGAAGGCGATACCCGCGAATAATGCGAACGGTAAAATTTCTAAGCCTTCTTTCCAGCTTTTATTTTTGCCGAAAAAGCGAGTTAGCATCATCACCATAAACAATGGCATCAAAGTACCAATAATGGCGTGAATAATGGCAACGTCAGCCGTGATAAGCTGTAGGTACTGCTCCCACGTCCAACCTTGGCTAGCTAATTGTGCTTCAATCGCAACTGTGTCTAAACCTTTGTTAACACCGATCACGATGGGCGTACCCACCGCACCAAATGATACTGGCGTGCTTTGGATCATCATCCCCATCAATACCGCAGCAACGGCTGGGAAACCAATGGCGACAAGCAGTGGCGCGGCAATCGCAGCAGGTGTGCCAAAGCCAGAAGCACCTTCAATAAAAGTACCAAAACACCAAGCAATCACAATCGCCTGGATACGTCTATCAGGGGATACTTGCGTAAAACCTTGACGAATAACGGCAATCGCACCGGTATGTTTTAAGGTATTAAGCAGGAAAATGGCGCCAAAGACAATCCATAGTACAGAGACGGTGATCCCCATCCCCTGTAAAATAGAGGCAATCACGCGATTGGCACTCATGTCCCAAACGAATAAACCCAGTAAAGCGGTCACCAATAGTACTACTGGCATGGCTTTTTTTGCTGGCCAGTGTAAACCAACCAATAATAATGCTGAAAGAGCAATTGGCATCAACGCCAAAAAGCCCAGAGTAAGTTCACTCACTCTCAAGTCTCCTAATCGATATATTCTTAGACTATCGTTTGCCTTTTTGCGTACTTTTGATAAGTGCTGTCGTGATCGTTTTGGCAAACAAAATTAGCGGGACTGTACAATTAACGGAATAATTAATATATATTGATAAAAGAGAATCTTTTTTTCCTTTTTTGACATAATCCGCTCTTTATTTGGTTAACGCATGGTTAAAGCAGACGATATTTTTCTTTTTGTACAAGTAGTTGATGAGGGGTCATTTTCAAAAGTGGCCGAGAAGTTAGAAATGACCAATTCTGTGGTCAGTAAACGGATAACGCGACTGGAGCAAGAGCTCAACGTACAACTTCTTTATCGCACGACACGCACGTTAAACCTTACCGAAGCGGGTCATGCACTTTACGGCAAAGCGCGCCTTGCCAAACAAGCTTTGCAAGATGCACAAGACACAGTAACAGGCTACGGTGATGCCATTCGGGGCAAAATTAAGGTGACCGTCCCCCGTTGTTTCAGCCCACGTTCTGTTAAGCGCCTCAATTGCCGAATTTTGTAAACACCACCCGGAAGTCGAAATTGAGCTAATTGTCACTAATCGCATGGTTGATATCATCAACGACGGTTTTGACTTGGCGATTCGCACCGCAGATTTGGCAGACTCTTCGCTTATCGCTCGCCGTTTAATTGATTCCCGCTGGGTAGTCTGCGCCAGCCCAGAATACGTTGCTAAATATGGCACTCCAACGCACCCCGAACACCTCAAAGCACACGAATGTTTGATTTATAAATACGAAGGTGTCGGTCCAGATCACTGGCAATTTAGCGAGCATGAACAAGACTTTTTTGTGCAAGTATTGGGGCGTTTTCACGCCAATAGTTTAGAGTCGATTAAGCAGGCAGTGCTGAATGATTTTGGTATTGCTTACTTGCCACAAATATTAATTCACGAAGAGTTGCAAAGCGGGCGTTTAGTACCATTACTCAAAGATCACACCGCGAAGAATTTGGGTGTGTATGCGGTTTACCCGCGCTCCCGTCAGCCGGATAAAAAGCTCAACCTATTGGTTGAGCATTTTCGCGACGCCTTTCAACGGGAAAAAGCGTATTTTTATTGAGCCTTGTCGGGCAAGGCTGCTGCGGTTTAGAATTTGTAGATGGCAGAAAATTGTAGGTAATTAGAATCGATTGCCTCAATCCCTTTGTCATCGATAGCATAGTTACCAAATTCACCACCAACGTCTAAGTTTGCTGACACACTTGTCATTAAATTAATACCCCAATGGCTGCGTTCACGCTCCAACTCGTCAGTTTTTGCACCGCCGTAAAATACGGTTGAGCGCATTCCTTCTGACCAGAAATGGCGATAAGCAAGGGTAAACGCTGTGGTACTTTCCACTTTTTGGCGGTCATCGCTAGGGTCAACAACGATATCTGAGGTTAAACCCGCAGCGACATAGCGGCCAGCTTCACCAGCGCTTACCTGAAAACGGATATCATCTTTACCGAAAGTGTTAATTTTACCCGCGATATTAAAGGCAACACCTGTTTCATCTAAGCCGCCTTGGTCAATTTTTCTCACTAGCGCACCAGCAGAGAGCATGCCCCAATCAGCCTTGTGGTTATAACGAGCAACGAAATCTGGGGTGCTTTCGTCTTGGTCTGCTTGCTGACCCGTTACCCCAACGCCATTTGCCGCCGCACCGACATCACCGTCGCCATTTGTCTCTGGGTTCTCAATCGCAAATTGCCAACTGCCATGGGTATAGCGCACCTGTGTTTGGCGAGCGAATACTTCACCGACATGAGGTCCACCAAAATCTAGTGTTTCAGGCAAAGCATGTAGTGGCATAAACGTGGTCCAGTTTTGTCCCACCATCCAGTTTTTATACTTGATAAAATAATGTCTCAATCGCGGATTAGAAGAGTTACTGACCACTTCATTACCGCCGCCGCCATAAAAGTCCATTTCGACAAAACCTGTCACTTCACCGTGCTGTACTTTTAAATTCACGCGGGATTCTTTAACGTTAAAGCCCGTATGTGATGTTTCAATTGGTCGGCCAGCAGGATAGTTAGCAATCCAATAGTCTTGGTAGGCAATATCACCTTCCACATGACGAACATCTACTTTGGCGTAGCCACCTAACGACACCTTTGTGTCAGTTCCGTTAGTGTTAACGGTTAGTAATTCCACGGCATGCACTTGGCTAAGCCCAAGGCTAGTCATAGCTAGGCTACACATAAGTGGTTTAATAGCTTTCATTAATTCTCACCCGATATTTGTAATAATCTTGAATGGTACTGCTGAGAGTGCAGATCGATTGGCGGGGTAATTTAGTGGTAACCGCTGGGCGGATAAATGCAATAAAAACGAAAGACTTTTTCCAAAAGTTAACTAATCAATGGTTACGCTTGGGGCGTTTACTCTCAGCACATGGTATTGATATTGTGCTCGAGCAACAGACCAAAATGCCGAGGAACACCATCACGGAATCCCGTTTACTCAGTCCGTTAAAAAAGCAGTAAAGTGGGAATTAAAATGATTGCCTTGATAATTTTCAACGACAGGTACTTGCACCAACTCAAACACAACGACCATTGGCGACAACTTAGCGCATCGCCACCTTGTGCGAGCCGTTTATCGATACTCTACTCAGACAACAGCAAGTCGCTAGTTGAGTGGGCGTTAATAGTTTCATTGCCTCTGTCTTTTAGTCTATTGCGCTTTGCTTGCAGCTTGTACTCTTAATTTGCGATTTGAGCAGGTGAAGCAACAACGGAAAAAGGGGAATTTAACCCTCAACATTAGCGCTCTAACTGCTGATAGCACGCCAAAAGTGCTTGGGTTA is a window of Thalassotalea euphylliae DNA encoding:
- a CDS encoding PEP-CTERM sorting domain-containing protein; translation: MLKSIKSLSFLSLFLIFTDAQANIIVDTSLWTLAESPARGGSQGITSANGNQAIQNNNANGALISDFIFDGDFVFSGFMTPTSDLFDDDDILGVVFGWQDERNHYRLGWEQGGLNDRGDRADGRYAVSSGMFLVKEVDGVSSTLFEQELFWQDDVNYRFSVARAGEQISFSLGGVEQSFIDNNFTRGHVGFYTESQTARFASLTGSSTSAQIPEPDTLALLGLVLLGVAVRKSRR
- a CDS encoding substrate-binding periplasmic protein; translation: MTISYHLKTLLVSAFFTLPISLLAKDVVSHAENDAITASVSPDFPTGLHAQYMRYLSQQLNLQVNIKPMPLARRIKELEKGTIDIIILNYRENPALTFLQPAYSPITEYLFVNHDDKNKITNYQQLINATIGLNTGSGVFPIFDNDEASKKITVNTLEQKVLLLKHKRIDGFFHTNLSTKAVLKKMGLAAQIVKSAWQPKYLRKQSHFVISPNSQLFHRRAELEGIIEQGVANGEFLEIRQVHYKGTNNK
- a CDS encoding type II secretion system protein, with amino-acid sequence MNSSKKVNTGFTLIELVVVIVILGILAAVAAPRFINLASDAHESVFNATFGNFRSGMDLAHYKWQASGAPTGAGAIDLVDDLDFNSLGYPAGTDDGTQVSSPQDCLAVFNGVLNTDLIAAIPAGDGNGIKNLAANVDVAVTNNADTCYYTFVSESKAVGYNARQFRYLYTTGDVVEFPAGFTIP
- a CDS encoding ABC transporter substrate-binding protein, translating into MALSKGANEQAEKTGAALVQKKPSIALILPQAAEHSFWRIVEDVAYTVAADLGINIQTYTSIESRFSLLSTVEHLLRQDNKPDYVIIRPYQGNARALFDLLHQANVKFITLEDTDFDNQDGIIQYPTESYPNWIGEVVYDNQQGSQLLLDALLREHKNAYPNKPINVVGLGGNFNSVSKQREQVLVDMDAKQKLQLKQVFSTNWDKQIAQDKLPEILRRYPQARLIWCANDDLALTAYQLASKQHNQPYFIGGFDWLSGAIESIEQGKLTASVGGHFLMAGQAVLQIAQYQLADAPQRYQDSLGKYNFELITQTNVRQFSRFIKRKGWQFLSYQHYLHHGVGLAPQRLSITSMIKLYNELAKFD
- a CDS encoding alpha-hydroxy acid oxidase, producing the protein MMRLSQCHNFQDFRKLAKQRLPGPIFNYIDGGADDETTYRRNTDAFESCDLLPSVLTGVEDVDLSTTVMGQKLDMPVYCSPTALQRLFHHKGERAVALAAEKYGTMFGVSSLGTVSLEEIAELVDTPQVYQFYFHKDRGLNKAMMERAKAAGVKVMMLTVDSITGGNRERDLRTGFSIPFRLTLAGMIQFAIKPMWGINYVTHESFSLPQLDAHIDMGNSSSSIGDYFTKMLDPSMNWQDVEEMVKFWDGEFCLKGIMTVEDAKRAADIGCTGIVISNHGGRQLDGSRSSFDQLAEIVDAVGDRIDVLFDSGVQRGTHVLKALSLGAKAVGIGRGYLYPLAAAGQPGVERMLGLMKEELLRDMRLMGCNSLDQLSRGNLRFR
- the dld gene encoding D-lactate dehydrogenase, whose amino-acid sequence is MDKKQLISDLTSALGEDKIRVGEKSTEHFRTGWRSGGGSALAVVFPETLVEFWLVLKLCVAADCIMIMQAANTGLTEGSTPSGDDYDRDIVIINTLAMNKLLVLGEGEQVISFPGTTLHTLEKTLKPLNRAPHSVIGSSCLGASIVGGIANNSGGALVKRGPAYTELSLYAWVNEQGQLELVNHLGIDLGDTPEQILANLEAEKFSLASLATQEKASASDYLERLRDVDADTPSRFNADTTRLYEASGCAGKVAVFAVRLDTFEVAKQEQTYYIGTNNPDTLTHLRRHILSNFKHLPEVGEYMHRDIFDIAAKYGKDTFLSIEHLGTDRLPKLFALKGRVDATLNKVPLLPKYLSDRVLQVASKCFPQHLPERMLAYRDKYEHHLILKMSDEGIAEASSFLASYFKANPEAGDYFECQPDEAAKAYLQRFAAAGAAIRYQTLHDNSVGDILALDIALRRNDPLWQEQLPASIASQIDKSLYYGHFFCYVFHQDYVLKKGADAKKVKKEMLALLDSRGAKYPAEHNVGHLYEAEPGVKAFYQQLDPTNSFNPGVGQMDKHKRNCACC
- a CDS encoding L-lactate permease codes for the protein MSELTLGFLALMPIALSALLLVGLHWPAKKAMPVVLLVTALLGLFVWDMSANRVIASILQGMGITVSVLWIVFGAIFLLNTLKHTGAIAVIRQGFTQVSPDRRIQAIVIAWCFGTFIEGASGFGTPAAIAAPLLVAIGFPAVAAVLMGMMIQSTPVSFGAVGTPIVIGVNKGLDTVAIEAQLASQGWTWEQYLQLITADVAIIHAIIGTLMPLFMVMMLTRFFGKNKSWKEGLEILPFALFAGIAFTIPYALTGIFLGPEFPSLIGGLVSMAIVVSAAKKGFLTPKTHWQFPEKSQWPENWLGKLEIADNDLKVTKSMSQVVAWTPYLLVAALLVCSRVFGDFKALLNSVSIGFTDILGEAGVSTAFSPLYLPGGLLLIGALAAVLLQGSTTTRGDALSKAFKESSKTIFSAGFVLIFTIPMVRLFINSGVNLADLPSMPMSSAQMFATWFGDAFPLISPTIGALGAFIAGSNTVSNMMFSQFQYEAAVSLHLSPAIIIAAQAVGAAAGNMIAIHNVVAASATVGLLGQEGATLRKTILPTIYYVLFAGALVMFALYGLQLTGPLS
- a CDS encoding LysR family transcriptional regulator; the encoded protein is MVKADDIFLFVQVVDEGSFSKVAEKLEMTNSVVSKRITRLEQELNVQLLYRTTRTLNLTEAGHALYGKARLAKQALQDAQDTVTGYGDAIRGKIKVTVPRCFSPRSVKRLNCRIL
- a CDS encoding substrate binding domain-containing protein, with amino-acid sequence MAEFCKHHPEVEIELIVTNRMVDIINDGFDLAIRTADLADSSLIARRLIDSRWVVCASPEYVAKYGTPTHPEHLKAHECLIYKYEGVGPDHWQFSEHEQDFFVQVLGRFHANSLESIKQAVLNDFGIAYLPQILIHEELQSGRLVPLLKDHTAKNLGVYAVYPRSRQPDKKLNLLVEHFRDAFQREKAYFY